The Prionailurus bengalensis isolate Pbe53 chromosome C2, Fcat_Pben_1.1_paternal_pri, whole genome shotgun sequence DNA segment CATATAAGCTTAGGGACTTTAGCCTTTTTTCTAGCGCATTCTTAAATGATGATCTGTTACATCCTGATGTCTTTATACTCAAAAACTTTCAACAGTAGTGTACCTTATGAATTTTGGTGTGCTATCCTTTTTTATcatcttcatttataaatatccaGGTCTTCTACCATCTCAGAATGTCTTAGCTTTTTACGGCACAGGGTTTGAATGTTATTTTGGTAGTTGCACAGCCAGGTACCTCCCTACGTTTTCTTGcctaaatgtttcttttcagtCCCTTTTCCTCAGGGTAcatgaatctctctctctttctctctgtctctgtctctgtccctctctgtctccaacTCAATCTGTGCCCCCACCACTTTCCACTCTTGTTTTTTCTGTGTTAAGTTTGattatctcctttttctttcttgttttgttcttttttgccaTTGTTGAACTAGAAATTGaaagtgttttttaagtttgataaTCTATCGTATTCTTAGAGTATAACCAACTGCTTTCTAAGTTCCATGTTAAAATAAtgtcagtgaaaaataaataaataaaatgaaaccagtgaaataatattttagaccCTGGAGAATGTAGTATCATGGTTGAtgtcaatattttcttattttactttctaataaAACTCTAATACACTCACAATGGTAATGATAACAACTATTGAATTTTCTCAATAATTTGTACCCATTTTAAAAGTAGCATcatcggggcccctgggtggctcagtcagttaagcagccgacttcggctcaggtcatgatctcacggtccgtgagttcaagccccgcgtcgggctctgtgctgacagctcggagcctggagcctgtttcagattctgtgtctccccctctctgaccctcccccgttcatgctctgtctctctctgtctcaaaaataaataaacgttaaaaaaattaaaaaaaaataaaagtagcatCATCTAGACTTTCTAGAAAGAAGAGGACTGAGTAGAGAAGTAAATGACCCAATTCAAACAGCTACTTGGTGAGTCCTTGATTTTCCATCTTTCAAAATTGGAATTTCTCCTTGCTTTGTGCGTCAGCAAATGGGAAAGTATCCTATTGATACAGTACTGTGGGTACTATTACTTCCcaattttttctgcttttaaacataactctttaaaattatcttaatGTTGGTCAAAGAATGCAAGGTTTTAGTTATGTGCGATGAATAcattctgaggatctaatgtacaacatggtagCTGTAGTTACTAATAATACAAATACCATGTTAATATAgttaaaatttgctaagaaagaTATTCTCAAGTGTTTTAACCACATGCACAAAAATTGTAACCATGTGGaatggcaaaaaattaaaaattgtttgatTTTGATAATCATTCACAATGTAGACTTATATCTAAATATCACATCATACACCTTAAATACATATAGCTTATTTGTCTCTTGTACTtcaataaagatggaaaaaagcaaaataatcttGAAGATAAAACTTGTGGGTTAAAAGGGAGCATAGATGTATTAGGCAAATTGCAAAAGTTAATGAATTTGTCTTCAATTACTCTTGGTTCCTTGTTCAAGTATCCTTCTTAACAAGAGGCATTCTTCTCATCCTTTTGCCTCTAAATCTCTAAATCTTCATCCACATTAagttaatataattttcaaaaagatttgTCGATTCCCCAACCTTGGGCTAATTCTTTAACCTTGGACCCAGAGattatattgtttgttttatatagcATAGACTTCCACATTTTTTTGAACTGATTTATTTATCAACAATTAAAAATTGTGATACTCACATAAAATTTATCACTCGGGGCTGTACCTGTAGTGGCTTCTGATCTTTTGATAGCAGAGTCCCATCATGAAACTCTGAATAAAATGGATTTCATATTTGAGGCATGTTTCCCACAGAATCTCATCCATAGTTGAGAGTTACAACGTTTGGCACCTACTTGCTGTTCTTCAAGTGACCAGTCACTAACATGCTGGGGATGGttcttttactaattttttaggTTAGAAGTTCAATAAGCAAAAACCCATACTTCTTAATTAAAGATTCTCTTGACTCACtatgtattattaattatagccATAAAATGTGTGGTTATTTTCCAAGATAGGTTAGAAGCATTTGAATTCTGCAATCTTGAAAGTATGTTTATTAGACAAAGATGTCATGGCTGCTTTTCTTATATGTGTTACATGCAGTTATCAAGCACATTTCTGTCTGTAATATATTCTTGGTATTTCTCCCTAGGgatcatttaatttaaattttatacagCGGAGCAACATTGAAGATTTCTCAATAAGCATATCAGTGAGGTATCcaagtatgtttttgttttttttttttctttttctataaatcaTCCAGAAACAATGGCTGAGAACATGGATTCAAATGCAAGTTGTTCCTCTGGGAGTGGATCTGGTAATCACCTGCAGGGGAGTGCGAAGTGTGGTAGACAATGGAAGGAAAGCAATGCAGGCGAGTTACCAAGCCAGGACGACTGGAATTCAATCTTAGTGGAGAATTCCCTGCACAGGGCTCGCCAAGCCCTTATGGAGTGAACCAAATCCTCGGGTAGAGTTTTGTAGCTACCCCAGTAATCAGTACACTTTGGAGTGTACAGATGATTACCCAGGGGAGGTAGGCAGGATACGACAGCTTATGTTAGGGATGGGGTGTCactagatataaataaatatgaaaagatctGGGAAGATAAAATGGGATGAGAAAAGCAGGCAGGGATGAGAGGACATGGTCACTTAAGGCCGTATTGCAACGCAGTGTAAAGTGTGTGTACGTGGTATGGAAATTGCAGACAGAGTTGGAAAGAAAGGCTGGACGCCCACAATGGTAGCATTTGAATCTCCTGGATTTGGTAGTGTCGTCTACTACCATTGAAACTACTATAACACGACTTTTAAATGGTCACCTTCACTGTAGCAACTCACTTATTTGAATCATTCCtaagtattgttaaaataaaatttttcaaaattctatatAATTAGCAAGTTAATGTTGCTTAAAATATTGAAACTTTTCTCTCAATGAGAATAGAAAATACCTAAGTATGCCAGAGTCCCAGAGGTACTATATGGGCCAGAACTAAGTCACAAGAAATGAACCTACATCTGGAGTTGCCATTCGCTTAAAAttgtatgttgattttgaaaGTACTGACTGAGAGGCTAAGAGAATTCCATAAACTCACTGGGCTTAAGAAATAATATTGGAATTCAGCATCTACCAGAGTTGAGGTCATGTCAAATATCCCAGACCTTGGAGAGCCAATTCCTAGAAgtaaaattgaattatttataaACAGCTTTTTCATACGGACTGAAGCCCAGGTTTGAACCATCTCAACCACTGAATGGATTAAAACGACCCAGGGTGCTGTGACCTTATCCTAGAAGCCTGCCTGAAGCATAAGTCAATTCTTCCTGGAAAAGGGTACATCAttctgggatgtgtgtgtgtgtgtgtgtgtgtgtttcacaaatatatatctattaaCCTCTCAAAATATTGTGGGAATAtgagaagaaaagacaaacaaaagagaACACCAGAAAACACAATCTGAAATACATGGTCCACATTTCAAAAtcagacattaaaataattatgtgaagAAGAATTTAACAATAGGAAACAGGAAGGTATTATTAAGGAATGATTACGTTTAAAGAAGTAAAGGTAAGATTGAGAATTTTGGCAGAAAACTAAAAGCCACACAACAGAACCTCATTGAAATATTGGAAATTTACAATATATCTGATTTATAAAACTTAACTGATATGTTTTATCAGGAGAGGGAACAAAGAGGaacagaaaatgaatgaattgggAGATGGGGTAGAAAGAAATTCCCAAGCTAAAGCAtaaagtcataaaaagaatgaaaacggAAAAAAGAGTCTAAGAGGCATATATAACATAGGTTAATAGTGTACTTTGCTCATAACTGGAATCAGAGACATCCCATGTGTCCCAGGACCTAGTTTCTCTAATATCTCTGCTGTATCATAGCACAATGGGGCCCTTAGTCAACTAAGCCTCCTGCAGTTGAGGATCTGAGAAGGAAATTCTCAGGGCTGATACACGTATGGATGAGAATCTATTAGGACTACAGGCTTCGTATCAGATATATTGAATCTAAAACccaattattttcttccctcatttAAATATTGCTTAGTTCTTTGATTCTCCTCCTAAAGGCCCCCACTGATCTCCACTGGCAATTCTGTTTTGGTACTGTCCCTCACTGTAGCCATGTCTCCAAATAAATGCCCAggcttctctctgtgcctttaaCAGTCAATGATTGGCTGGCatcttttcccccttccattGGATCTGAGACATATTGTGTAAGAGAATGTGGATATAGATGGACagtaattttggaaaatgagaaaacatggtGACAAGTAAGGTCAGTATTTACTATGTTCCTACTAAAGCCAAAACTATGCCTCTGATCaattcaaaaagaaggaaaatagttatattttatttcctaccaTTTGAGAAAAGTATGTGCCCATTATTGCCGGAAACAAAATACCTGACGATTCTGATTCTgacaagaggaaaggaaagacttTCCTGGCTTAGATGGGATAATCATTAATGTCAAACGGTCACGGTATTTCTGACCTAGGAGCAGTTCATTGGCTTTGGCTGTAACACCAAAATTATAGCACCCATAAATACAAGATGTGGGAGACTATCCAACTGCAATTACAGAGATTTCTGAGTTACACATATGTAAATGAAGACGCACAAATACGTAAAGGATGACCATGTAGGCCACCACACCTTCTGCTGAGGGTATATAAATGCCCCAGTCTAGGAGGCGACATTCAACCTCAGAACCTTCTCACTGTAACTCAGCTGAACTCACATCTCCCTTCAACATGTCCTACAGCTGCTGCTCTGGAAACTTCTCTTCCCGCTCCCTTGGGGGCTACCTGCGCTACCCAAGCTTCTCCTGTGGCTCTTCCTACCCCAGCAACCTGGTCTACCGCACTGACCTCTGCTCTCCCAGCACCTGCCAGCTGGGCTCCTCCCTCTACAGCGGCTGTCAGGAGACCTGCTGTGAGCCCACCAGCTGCCGGACGTCCTGCGTGGTGTCCAGCCCCTGCCAGACGTCCTGCTCCCTCCCGAGGACCTCCACGTTCTGCAACCCCTGCTGGACTGCTTACCCTGGGTCTGTGGGCTTTGGGTCCAGAAGCTGCTACTCACTGGGCTATGGATCCCAGGGCTTCAGACCTCTGGGTTATAGAGTCTGTGGTTTCCCCTCCCTGAGCTATGGATCCAATTTCTGTCGCCAATCTATTTTCCTTTGAGAAGTTTCCATCCATCTTGTAATTCGCACTCTGTAGATCTGGCTTCTACTGATTAGTGTGTTGAAGAGCCAAATCCATTTGAAACAGGCAGATTCTGTGATGAGATTATCTATTGTCTTAATTCTCTTCATTTGAAAGCATCTAATATTCCCTGATTGCCACCAACTTTACCTTGCCTGCTCTCAAACACCGGCTGATAGAAGAACCCTGTCAGACTACAAGATTAATTAGTAATTCAAATTGCATTGTTGATAGAATTTATGGTTTTgcatttctctcaaaaatagaagaaaagtcaaatgatcttattttaataaactcttttttCTGCTGTCCAAATCTGCTGTCAATGTTGTTATTTATTAGTGATGTGTCAAGTAGGAATTGTGTTATCATTACTGCTGGCAATGGCCATTGGAAATCTCAGATTTTAAAGGCTGTGCGCTAATTTTGGTTGGGCTTGCATATTTTCTCCTGTTGAAGCAGGACTTCCTTGGATGCCAACAGTTTCTAGGTACAGCCTTTTTC contains these protein-coding regions:
- the LOC122492317 gene encoding keratin-associated protein 13-1-like, which produces MSYSCCSGNFSSRSLGGYLRYPSFSCGSSYPSNLVYRTDLCSPSTCQLGSSLYSGCQETCCEPTSCRTSCVVSSPCQTSCSLPRTSTFCNPCWTAYPGSVGFGSRSCYSLGYGSQGFRPLGYRVCGFPSLSYGSNFCRQSIFL